From the genome of Nasonia vitripennis strain AsymCx chromosome 1, Nvit_psr_1.1, whole genome shotgun sequence, one region includes:
- the LOC100123317 gene encoding uncharacterized protein LOC100123317 isoform X1 → MAGSSGGRIKQDGSLVRARLSLSPTGHSRLYRKYKTIKSRCNDHRDKQESKLLYLRHINLLQQDVERIFNESLYCDLKIIHKYQEIHTNQCIVRVRAPCFYDVIKPYFSVQTKTAHCYVKQFGTYLHIKHFVRLLHTNRDVSEYEKYVIQLILISQQRKHTYDKAINFYMNYCYGDVATKSLNDKSSSSSEMADSGLETGSMVSPQETISENSSTDLDEPNEAKILARSDDDIVYAEACLPRRKFPGPIESSRVPRQMRDEISDYENRVLSDPFYDESDDDDDDDGVGSYVPTSSFEFEKPSALLLAGGNSKKNDDKLFRADRITQNGKKPNINISQHVDNSASSNYYFIDASSLNDDPDVTTPGAGPHDVNGRLAWPTTQAPVGCYIPTSRSNNFIHNDDTFKLCSRKSRNAQNHYEETAEFQTDLKLNEFLEPLAEPRKLKKQELVNDELSNTKSANKESLVVEIKEADSGESAQHSPCPDNTKLDNAQKVQEKLSRIDSEQRESDDEEEQEQEQEQAKQEDDPERRPSLIRRNTFELDANDEKLSSLRQEYERRQGTLVFQNSITQYSSHRVDDDSFFDVTAQSDSMLLDLEPPQTQPILDVVRNKYDLDNAEKESKSLSLARDDALVRSASDKLLATSDDEDISFSSLPVTINEDLSTMSPASKSKLRRNEAAPIVSGGASTADFRKATDSPIVKRKTESTPIVSGGSIILPELTKPRPKPTLSSSTTAWVVDMSDCRSNSISEKPLTKRRSAESQISTSATNFSPWTEANAKEEKQHSSLGYFVNLDDIKSPKEKPKGPFGGKHRRRPSDTGSEKNYCEFFVDLSDNKPAPARSSSVVNKKKEDDSVKAVPNAMAMSQPSDSKKNIFSMFIELGQTETTSGRSVAKSSSSSTLADKRYELTQSMDQMAASATNGVSEERKPKSGVFMFIESDSPIVRRRTLSSSRPAFKRHSWNTDKVNELQNQPQTPTQTTPQSATSIAASKRMHKRAQSLSVDRCGDLRKMLGHKSSNSSHSLNESAMLQEQQKKQEEERQQQEEQQQTQQPDLMEDSTFDYDTRDTPPNSHVEIMNDELLMSLKNRNFQELDAINEQTSKETRRKSTQQDDGCSESSVWDKTPTESTENNQTRKSETFDVISSSASGPSSASDNLDFKLADLIDATQQKLAVSSKVMKNHQDNRLHQPSHDKATKSNGKVGPPASFVRLSDLDKRPHGSSATSSMIVTTSHESSYRLSNSVTETSWIESKLVMTSRTNEPLHRTLTKKLSLSMGAGPTRSDNYDEFGNEADAEAVVSESDISSLQSSMGRSGQAGSTEETETSTSFALGKPYNRLGEDLLRMFLEEINPDVTIDVGGRRIRAHKCILSSRCQYFAAILSGGWIESAGNIISLQGYSYNAVHFALCHIYSGESCIPDSISIVELATLADMLCLEGLKEVIGFTLKVKYCHLFHKPCNGCAVGVLECMPLAAAYGLDEVYRKSLRWVTRHFVRIWPCKEFATLPRELMDKCYHQHIVHMCADNVLQTIMDCDKLLTTLPNVRWAEPVFRLASNLLDASMKYLTDNFASVLGNESFQGLDRELTWNISRLEDHLLAAAERLPPEQACKSYAKLDKMFNTKHTTDPQRMKTSSWSPLFMTLMTKIRAQVEKCLIRDAARAARTNAWLKMDLELRRHIQELACLVILPNDPPNKRPSRHSNFLKEPKERQEQKIPTSRTPPNRNLDLRRVKMAISEHNDRTLKQTPLLQTRKIMNKPKTDPLERKSQNEKLTSDTSSISRPKSWPNKMEVKSRYLEPRNRPTSKESVPTNQEKNLSQQRRKIMISSSDSSRTSSPAMKRAAEKKGLMKSVSKVPMKKDGKALSSDSLTESGSRLSLKKDSASKSLGITRPESPQLKVKEASIEPGLSIDSLADSKKKPVVKKPNNKMDTSMSTDSLMTDVTAITTPKSMATNKSSPVLGKTATNSSINQTRNYERLKKSSPPTQQRNINNTTSSTRKPARSLESSTAASRSRAAAVVDTYRGSLNLRKSLLDAAKAPDIPSRVYNSAAMTRTNLRQSSQSMRSSFAGSNKNEKKDDVTGNNQRSNSSPGSKRSPKSNITSRLTKSTIVTAKQKPNKIEDKSSNKAKSQAGDGPKFLNQSSRSGTFLKDEPTILNKSDIETAAIDV, encoded by the exons ATGGCTGGCAGTAGTGGCGGTAGGATCAAGCAAGATGGATCATTGGTTCGAGCAAGATTGAGTCTGTCACCTACTGGCCACAGTCGTTTGTACCGTAAATATAAGACGATTAAAAGTAGATGCAACGATCATAGAGATAAACAGGAATCAAAACTTCTTTATCTGCGACACATAAATTTATTACAGCAAGACGTAGAGAG AATATTTAACGAATCCCTATACTGCGATCTGAAAATCATACACAAATACCAAGAAATACATACAAATCAATGCATCGTTAGGGTCAGAGCACCATGCTTCTATGATGTTATCAAGCCATATTTTTCAGTTCAAACTAAGACAGCACACTGTTACGTTAAACAATTTGGAACTTACCTACACATCAAACATTTTGTGAG ACTCTTGCATACAAATAGGGATGTGTCAGAATATGAAAAATACGTTATTCAGCTCATTTTAATCTCACAACAAAG AAAGCATACATACGACAAAGCTATAAACTTCTACATGAACTACTGCTACGGAGATGTGGCAACAAAGAgtttaaatgataaaagttcaTCATCGTCCGAGATGGCCGACTCCGGATTAGAGACAGGATCGATGGTGAGCCCCCAAGAGACGATTTCCGAAAACTCGAGCACCGACTTGGACGAGCCGAATGAAGCCAAGATACTCGCCAGGAGCGACGATGACATAGTCTACGCGGAAGCTTGCCTCCCAAGGAGAAAGTTCCCCGGCCCCATCGAGTCTTCGAGAGTCCCGAGGCAAATGAGGGATGAGATCTCCGATTACGAGAATCGCGTACTGAGCGATCCGTTCTACGACgaaagcgacgacgacgacgacgacgatggaGTGGGTTCCTACGTACCCACGAGCTCTTTCGAATTCGAAAAGCCGAGTGCTTTATTGCTGGCCGGCGGCAATAGTAAAAAGAACGACGATAAATTATTTCGAGCTGATAGGATTACGCAAAACGGGAAAAAACCGAACATCAACATCTCG CAGCACGTCGACAACTCGGCATCGAGCAACTACTACTTCATAGATGCTTCCAGTCTGAACGACGATCCCGATGTGACGACGCCAGGTGCGGGGCCGCACGACGTTAACGGAAGGCTCGCTTGGCCGACTACTCAGGCACCTGTCGGTTGCTACATTCCCACGTCGCGGTCGAATAACTTCATCCACAATGACGACACCTTCAAACTATGCAGTCGAAAAAGTCGAAACGCTCAAAACCACTACGAGGAGACGGCGGAATTCCAGACGGATCTCAAGCTTAACGAGTTCCTCGAGCCGCTAGCCGAGCCCAGGAAGTTGAAGAAGCAGGAGTTGGTGAACGACGAGCTGAGTAACACGAAAAGTGCTAACAAAGAGTCTCTGGTAGTAGAGATAAAAGAAGCCGACAGTGGAGAAAGTGCGCAGCACTCGCCGTGTCCGGACAACACAAAACTCGACAACGCACAAAAGGTGCAGGAAAAACTCAGTAGGATTGATTCGGAGCAGCGGGAATCCGACGATGAAGAGGAGCAAGAGCAGGAGCAAGAGCAGGCAAAGCAAGAGGACGACCCGGAAAGGCGGCCTTCGCTTATCAGGCGGAACACCTTCGAACTCGACGCGAACGACGAAAAGCTGTCCAGCCTCAGGCAGGAGTACGAGAGACGGCAGGGCACCCTGGTTTTCCAGAATTCCATCACTCAGTACTCTTCGCACCGGGTAGACGACGACTCCTTCTTCGACGTGACGGCTCAATCGGATTCGATGCTATTAGACTTAGAACCACCTCAAACGCAGCCCATCCTCGACGTCGTCCGGAACAAGTACGATCTAGATAATGCTGAAAAAGAGAGCAAATCACTCTCGCTTGCTCGCGACGATGCTCTTGTTCGCAGTGCCAGTGACAAGCTTCTTGCCACCAGCGATGACGAGGATATCTCCTTCAGCAGCTTGCCTGTAACCATCAACGAGGATCTATCAACTATGAGCCCGGCGAGTAAGTCAAAGCTACGGCGGAACGAAGCAGCGCCGATAGTCTCGGGTGGAGCGAGCACAGCCGACTTCCGCAAAGCTACGGACAGTCCGATCGTCAAGCGAAAAACCGAATCAACACCAATCGTCTCAGGTGGCTCTATCATCTTGCCAGAGTTGACGAAACCCCGACCAAAGCCTACCCTGTCTTCCTCAACGACCGCCTGGGTCGTCGATATGAGCGATTGCAGATCGAACAGCATCAGCGAGAAACCACTGACCAAGAGACGTTCTGCTGAATCCcaaatcagcacctcggcgaCAAACTTTTCGCCATGGACTGAAGCGAACGCCAAAGAGGAGAAACAACACTCGAGTCTGGGTTACTTCGTGAACCTAGACGACATAAAGAGTCCGAAGGAGAAACCAAAGGGCCCGTTTGGAGGAAAGCACCGACGGCGACCGAGTGACACAGGCAGTGAAAAGAATTACTGTGAGTTTTTTGTGGATCTCTCGGACAATAAACCTGCTCCGGCACGCAGCAGCTCCGTCGTGAACAAGAAGAAGGAAGACGACAGTGTTAAAGCTGTGCCAAACGCGATGGCGATGAGTCAGCCGAGTGACAGCAAGAAGAATATTTTCTCCATGTTCATCGAGTTAGGACAAACGGAGACGACCAGCGGAAGAAGCGTCGCCAAGTCTAGCTCATCGTCGACACTCGCGGACAAACGATACGAGCTGACGCAGTCGATGGATCAAATGGCTGCAAGTGCTACAAATGGAGTGAGCGAGGAGAGGAAGCCAAAGTCCGGGGTGTTCATGTTTATCGAGTCCGATTCTCCTATCGTGAGGCGACGGACCTTGTCGAGTTCTCGACCTGCTTTTAAAAGACACTCCTGGAATACAGATAAGGTAAACGAGCTGCAGAACCAGCCGCAGACTCCGACGCAGACCACACCACAATCGGCGACGAGTATCGCGGCTAGCAAACGGATGCACAAGCGAGCACAAAGCCTGTCGGTTGACAGGTGCGGTGATCTGCGCAAGATGCTTGGTCACAAGTCTAGTAATTCCAGTCACTCGTTGAATGAGAGCGCTATGCTGCAGGAGCAACAGAAGAAGCAGGAAGAGGAACGACAGCAGCAAGAGGAGCAACAGCAAACGCAACAGCCAGACTTGATGGAGGACTCCACCTTTGACTATGACACAAGAGACACACCGCCGAATTCTCACGTGGAGATCATGAACGACGAGTTGCTGATGAgcttgaaaaatcgaaactTCCAAGAGCTAGATGCAATTAACGAACAGACGAGCAAAGAGACGAGGAGGAAGTCCACACAGCAGGACGACGGATGTTCAGAGAGCTCTGTCTGGGACAAGACGCCAACCGAAAGCACCGAGAATAATCAGACGCGTAAGAGCGAGACCTTCGACGTGATCAGCAGCAGTGCCAGTGGGCCTTCTTCTGCAAGCGATAATCTTGATTTCAAACTCGCCGATCTCATCGATGCCACGCAACAAAA ACTAGCGGTATCGTCAAAGGTGATGAAAAATCATCAAGATAACAGACTACATCAGCCGAGCCACGACAAAGCAACGAAATCAAACGGTAAGGTGGGTCCTCCGGCCAGTTTTGTCAGACTATCAGACCTCGACAAGAGGCCACACGGGTCCAGTGCAACCTCCTCGATGATTGTCACGACGAGCCACGAAAGCTCCTACCGCCTGAGCAACAGCGTCACCGAGACATCGTGGATCGAGAGTAAATTAGTGATGACGAGTAGGACGAACGAACCGCTGCACAGAACGCTCACGAAGAAGCTGTCGTTGAGCATGggcgcgggcccgacgagaTCCGATAATTACGATGAATTCGGAAACGAAGCTGATGCCGAGGCTGTTGTTTCCGAATCGGATATATCTAGTTTACAGAGTAGCATGGGACGATCTGGGCAAG CAGGAAGTACCGAAGAGACGGAAACTTCTACAAGTTTCGCATTGGGCAAACCTTATAATAGACTGGGCGAAGATTTACTTAGGATGTTCCTCGAAGAAATCAATCCCGACGTAACGATCGACGTCGGTGGTCGACGAATAAGAGCGCATAAGTGCATATTGAGCTCCCGCTGTCAGTACTTCGCCGCTATTTTGAGTGGCGGTTGGATTGAAAGTGCTGGTAACATAATATCTTTGCAAGG ATACTCCTATAATGCGGTGCACTTTGCCCTATGCCACATATACAGCGGCGAAAGTTGTATACCAGACTCTATAAGCATCGTCGAATTGGCTACTCTGGCGGATATGCTTTGTCTGGAAGGCCTCAAAGAAGTTATAGGTTTTACGCTTAAAGTTAAATATTGTCACTTGTTTCACAAG CCGTGCAATGGATGTGCTGTCGGTGTTTTAGAATGCATGCCTTTAGCTGCTGCGTATGGATTAGATgaagtttatagaaaatctCTTAGGTGGGTAACGCGACATTTCGTAAGGATATGGCCATGCAAGGAATTTGCAACTCTACCTCGGGAATTGATGGACAAATGTTATCACCAGCACATAGTTCATATG TGCGCAGATAACGTACTACAAACCATCATGGACTGCGACAAACTCTTGACTACGTTACCGAACGTACGATGGGCCGAACCAGTTTTCCGACTAGCATCAAATCTCCTTGACGCATCCATGAAATATTTGACTGACAATTTCGCTAGTGTGCTCGGAAACGAAAGCTTCCAAGGACTTGACCGAGAGCTTACGTGGAATATAAGTCGACTAGAAGACCATCTTCTGGCAGCTGCCGAACGATTGCCACCCGAACAAGCTTGCAAGAGTTACGCGAAACTTGACAAAATGTTCAACACAAAGCACACGACTGATCCTCAACGCATGAAAACTAGCAGCTGGAGCCCCTTATTCATGACACTTATGACTAAGATCAGAGCACAGGTAGAAAAATGTCTTATACGCGATGCCGCACGAGCAGCTAGAACCAATGCTTGGTTGAAGATGGATTTGGAGCTTCGACGGCATATTCAGGAACTTGCTTGTCTTGTCATTTTACCAAATGATCCGCCTAATAAAAGGCCATCTAGACACTCGAATTTCTTAAAG gaaCCAAAGGAGCGTCAAGAGCAAAAAATACCTACCAGTCGTACACCGCCGAATAGGAACTTAGATTTACGTAGAGTTAAGATGGCTATTTCTGAACACAATGATAGAACGCTCAAACAGACGCCGCTACTTCAAActcgtaaaattatgaacaaaCCAAAAACTGACCCATTAGAAAGGAAATCGCAGAATGAGAAGTTGACTAGTGATACAAGTAGTATATCAAGGCCGAAATCTTGGCCGAATAAAATGGAG GTAAAGTCAAGATATCTGGAACCGCGAAACCGGCCAACTTCAAAAGAGTCTGTTCCAACCAACCAAGAGAAAAATTTAAGCCAGCAAAGAAGGAAAATAATGATCTCATCATCAGATTCGTCTCGAACCTCAAGTCCGGCTATGAAGCGCGCTGCGGAAAAGAAGGGACTGATGAAAAGCGTGAGCAAGGTACCAATGAAAAAAGACGGTAAAGCTCTTTCCTCTGACAGCCTTACGGAATCGGGCTCCCGCTTGAGTCTCAAGAAGGACAGTGCGAGTAAGAGTCTCGGTATTACGAGGCCGGAATCGCCTCAGCTAAAAGTCAAGGAAGCTAGCATTGAACCTGGCCTATCGATTGACTCTTTGGCTGATTCCAAAAAGAAACCTGTAGTTAAGAAACCTAATAACAAAATGGACACTTCAATGTCCACGGATAGTTTGATGACTGACGTGACAGCTATAACGACCCCTAAATCTATGGCCACCAATAAATCGTCCCCTGTTTTAGGCAAAACAGCTACTAATTCTAGTATTAATCAGACACGAAATTACGAAAGGTTGAAAAAGTCCTCTCCTCCCACGCAGCAGCGTAATATCAACAATACAACATCTTCGACGCGCAAGCCAGCTCGATCACTGGAGAGTTCAACCGCTGCCAGTAGAAGTAGGGCTGCCGCAGTAGTCGATACTTATCGCGGCTCTTTGAATCTGCGAAAGAGCCTCTTGGACGCAGCGAAGGCACCCGACATTCCCAGTAGAGTCTACAACAGCGCGGCAATGACCAGAACAAACTTGCGGCAGAGCAGCCAGTCGATGAGGTCATCGTTCGCCGGCTCCAATAAGAATGAGAAGAAAGACGATGTCACCGGCAATAATCAGAGGTCTAACTCGAGTCCGGGTAGCAAGAGATCGCCAAAGTCTAACATCACCTCTAGACTGACCAAGTCAACTATTGTAACTGCTAAGCAGAAACCAAACAAGATCGAAGACAAGTCCTCCAATAAGGCCAAATCTCAGGCTGGTGATGGTCCCAAGTTCCTTAACCAAAGTTCAAGGTCAGGTACTTTCCTGAAAGACGAGCCGACGATATTAAACAAGTCAGATATCGAGACAGCTGCCATCGATGTTTAA